TTTGGCCGCTTCGGACTGCGGACCGTTAGCGTTGATATTGGCGTTGTCGGGGGTGATCCCGGTGCCGAAAACGTAGTAACCGGTTTTATCTCCCGGAGCGGTGTAACTGCCGACCGAGCCGCCTTCGAAATCATCGAGGTAGACCCGGCTGTTGTCGACAGTGATAGTGGAGTTGGCGGTCTTGCCGGAAACGGTGACGACGATCGCCGCCGAACCGGAAGCGATCCCGGACGGAATGGAAGCGATGATCTGTCCGTCGTTCCAAACTGTTGGCTGGGTGCTGATCCCGCCGACGGTAACCGTGCCGGAAGAACCGAAATGAGAACCATTAATGATCAGGGTCTGCCCGGTGTAGGCCGAAGCCGGTGAGATGCCGGAGATCGAAGGATCGCTGACGATCCCAGCCGGATCGATCGTGATCGCCAGGGCTTTGGTATCGGTCTTGGCGGCCGCGTCGGTTACCCGGACCGTGAAGCTCGATGTTTGCGCGGTCGTTGGCGTGCCCGAGATCACGCCGGTCGAAGTGTTAAGTGAGAGACCGGCCGGGAGTGAGCCGACGGTGATCGCCCAAGTATAAGGAGCCGTTCCGCCGGAGGCATGCAAGGTTTGGTTGTAAGTCGTGCCGACAGTCCCGTTAGGGAGGCTGTTGGTCGTAATAGTCGGCTGGGCCACGCTGGTGACGGTGAAAACGATCTGGTCGTAAGGCGCCCAGTCGAAATTAGTATTCGAAGTCTGACCGTTGACGGTGACCAGCAGTTGTCCGGTTGTCGCCCCAGCTGGGACGGCAACGGTTAAGGTGCTCTTATCGGCGGCGTTGACGATGCTGCCGGCTGAAGCGGCGGTCCCGTTAAAGCTGATGGAGTTGCTGGCGGCGGTCTGATTAAACGCCGTTCCTTCGATCGCGACCGAGGTCCCGACTGGTCCGTTATTCGGAGTAACGCTGTAAACTTTTGGTTTCAGCGCGAAAGAATTAGCTGCGGTTTTCGCGTTGACGGTGACCCGGGCGTTAGTCGTGCCGGCCACGGCATAAGTCGCGCCGATGCTGATCGGTACGCCGACCTGGATCTTGGTGTCAGACCAGTAGTAGATCTGGGCCCCCGGTAAATTGTTATATGAACCGCCCTGGAATTGCAGGGCGACGGTGCTGGTCCCCTGGCTGGCGCCAAAATTAGTGCCGTTGAGGTTGATCGTTCCGTAGACGTAACCGGCATCTTTCCCTGGTTCCCAAGTGATGCTGGTAATCTGGGGATCGGTCCCGGCCGGAACGGTGACGGTAAAGATCGAACCGCTGGTCAGTTTGCCATTGTCATCCGGATTGGTCAGGGTAATGGTCCGTCCACCGGCGGTAGCCCCGGCGGCAACCGTGAGGTTAACGGTCAGTTGGGTCGCGCTGTTATAAGTAACTGAATTGACGGTGATCCCGGAGCCGCTGAACACGGCGTTGGCGGCGGCCCAGGCTCCGCTGTGGAAGTTGGTCCCGGTCAGGACGACATTCCCGGTGTAGCCTTGGTCGGCGCTGGTGGGAGCGGCGCTGGTCGCGAGCGGTCCGGCGTTGACCGTAAAGGTCACGGCGGAACTGGCGGCGGCGCTCGGGTTGGTGACGGTGACGCTGCGGGCGCCGGTAGCGGCGGCCGCGTCGATGTTGACGTTGATCGTAATCTGGGCCGCGGTGTTGACGGTCGTTGAATTAATGGTGATCCCGCTGCCGCTGATTTGAACGGTCGCGCCGCTCTGGAAATTGGCGCCGCTCAAAATCAGAGTTTGGCTCTGCGCCCCCTGACCCCGGCTGGTCGGGCTGATCGAAGAGAGGGTTGCCTGGACCGGCATATCGGTCGTAGTGGCGAAGCTGGCCGGTTTAAATGTATAAGTAAAACCGGTGCCGACGTTCTTTAGCTCTGATGTCCCATATTTACCGGTTGGGACGCCGCTGCCGTTCCAAGTTTCCCAGGCCCGAATGTAGACGTAGTTGCTGGTAGAGATATTGACGCTGGCGGAAAAATTACCGGCGGTTGCCAGGGTTCCCGTCGAGATCACGGAATCGCCGGCCGGAGCGCCGGTCGAAACGTCCGGAGCGCCGGGGGCGGCGTCGGTTGATTGAATGATCTGGACATATTTGGTGGCGGCGAGTAAAGTACCGCCGACGCCGGTGCTGTTATAGATCTGGTTGGCCGGGATATTGGTCCCGTTACAGGAGACTGTTACCGCCAAAGCGTTAGCCGCTCCGGACATTAACGTTACTGCCAGGAGAGCCAGCAGCAGCCCTTTCAGGAACTTAACTTGCTTGATCATTTTATGATTCCTCCTGTTTTAGTAGGGCTTAGCCTGTGACCAGCTGAACGACTGTTTCACCGGTTCATTCAGCATGTAGCCTTTACCCGGGACAAGTTGCAGAGTTGACGGCGCGCTTAGCGTTCCGTTGACCCAGCCGCCGGTCGTGTTGACCGCCATACCGTCGATCCCGTTGATCAGGTCGGCATTGGCGTTGAACTGATAGGCGGTGCCGCCATCAAGCGGGGAGGTCCCCTGCGAGGTGGCGTTGGTTAAACCGGAAAGTGCCAGGGTAACCGGTGTCGGATAGGCATTGCCGATCCATTCGGCAACCGCGGCCTGGTCTTTAACGCTGTCCCAACCGCCCGCTAAAGAGAGATCATTGGTCGCGGCGGTCGGTACTTTCCCGACAATAGTGATGTATTTTTCAGCTTGGGTCAAGTAACCGTAGGCCCGTCCGGCAGACAGATTGTCGATCGCCGGCACGCCAGGGAAGGCGGCCCAGGCGCCGCTGTTGTAAAGCGAGCCGCTGGTCACGTCTTTGTTCATGTTGAAGAGGAGAACTCCGTCCCCTTCCGCCACCTGGGCGCCGAATAGATCGGCGACCGAGTTGGTCTTGGGAGCGATCGGCGACAGCGGCAGGGAGACAAAGAACTTGTCCGCTTGCGTGTCCGACGGCCCGACGATCAGGTCGAACTTGCCGACGACGTTGGTTAAAAGGTCGCTGGTCTGCAGGGTCGCGCCATGAGTGATGAGCTTGTAGTAAGCGGCGCTGCCGGTCCCAACTAAGTTCGGGATCTGGTAGGTCCCGTTGGTCAGGTTGTCGCCATTAGCCGCTTTAGTCCACTTACTGGTGTCGGTCGTGAAATACGAAGTGTAGCTGGCCGCCCCTTGATCGATAGCGCAGTTCAGGACGTAGACGTCGACCGCGGTGTTGGCCGGGTTGGTCGTCCAGGTAATGGTCACGCCGGAACCAACGGTGTCGCCGTCGCGGACAATGTTGATGCTGGAGACCGGGTCGGTCGAGCCGGCGGTCGGTTGGCCGAGTGCGGCGTTGACGCTGGGCAGGTGATAATCGACGGCGCTCCAGTTGTCGGAAGTGTCCTTGATGAAAACGACATAATAATACTTAAGATTATTAGTTAGGCCGGTGTCGGTCATTTTCATCGCTTTGCCCGGGGTCGGGATATGGGTTCCGGAAGCCGGGTAAACGACGGTCCCAACGAGCGGATCGTAAGAGAGTGGGAAGGCACTCGCATACCGCCGGACTTCCAGCTTGGCCATGTCGGTGTCGGCCGGATTGGTCCAATCCAGGGTGCACTGCGTATCTCCGTTAGTGATCTTTAAATCGGTAACCTGGGACGGCACGGCCGGGTTTTCTGGCCCGCTCATGACGGTGAAGAGGTCGGCTTTGACCTTGGCAGAGGTTCCGCCAGGGCCCTCGACGCGAATGTCGTAAGTTCCCGGGGTCAGGTTCTTCGGCACGGTCGCTTCGATCCGATCCCCTTTAACGGCGACGACATTGGCTAGATTTTGTTCCGGGGTGGTTTCGATATAGACCCGCAGAATTGAAGCGAAGTTGGTCCCTTCAATGACGATGTCGGTCGTTTTGGAATTCGGTCCCATGTTCGGGTAGAGGGCCGTAACGGTCGGGACCGGAATGCTGTCTTTCACGAAAGTGAAAGCGGCATTGCCGAGCGCGCCGGTGTTCGGCACTTCATCCTGGGCTTTGATGGTGAAATAGACGAGCTGGCCAGCCAGAAGGTCGAGGCCGGTCAAAGTGTAATCTTCCGCGCCGCCGGCGACTTTCGGGGTCCAATTCTGGGTATAGGTCGACGCGGCGTTGAACTCCGCGTCGGTCGTGATCGGGTTCTTGGAATATTTCACGATGTAATGGGTGGCAGTGCCGGTCTGGTTGTCGTCGCCAACAGCGGTCCAAGTGAGCTGGACGGTGCCGTAAGCGGTTCCCGTGTGCGCCGTCAGTGTGGTGATGGCGGCCGGAGCGATGGTATCCGCGGCCGTGGTCACGGTAAAGCCGTCGGCCTTGGTGGCCGGTGTTTTGCCCGGGTTGGTGACGATCACGTCCCTGGCGCCGAGAGCGGCGTTGCCGGCGATCGTGATATTGACGGTAATTTTAGTCGCGCTGTTGAGCGTGGTGGAATTAATGTTGATGCCGGTGCCGTAGAATTCAACGTAGGTCTGGTTGTTGTAACCGGTGCCGGTGATCTCTACGTTGAGGGTCTGGCCTTGCTGGCCGGAAGAAGGAACAACCGTGCTGATGGTTGGCGCTGGAGTCGGCGCGGTAACCGTGAAAGCGCCGGTCTTGGTCGCCGGAGTTTTACCCGGGTTGGTGACGGTGACGTCTCTGGCGCTAAGGGTGGCGTTATTGGCGATGCTGATATTGACGGTCATTTTGGACGCGCTGTTGAAGACGGTCGAGTTTTTGGTGATGCCGGTCCCGCTGAAAGAAACGGTGGTCGCGGCGGTATAGCCGGTCCCGTTAACTTCCACGTCCAGAAAGGTCTGACCTTGCTCGCCGGAGGTCGGGTTGACCGAGCTGATAGTCGGGGTTGCCACTGGCGCGGTTACAGTGAAAGCGCCGGTCTTGGTGGCCGGGGTTTTGCCCGGGTTGGTGACGGTGACGTTCCTGGCGCTAAGGGTGGCGTTGCTGGCGATGCTGATGTTTGCCGTGACCTTGGTCGCGCTGTTGAACGTGGTTGAGTTTACGGTAATGCCGGTCCCGCTGAAAGAAACGGCCGTCCCGCTGTAATAACCAGTTCCGGTAACTTCCACGTTGAGGGTCTGGCCTTGTTCGCCGGAAGTCGGATTGACCGTGCTGATGGTCGGGTTAGACACTAACTCGTTGATGGTGAAGGCGTTGCTAAGCAAGCCGCCGTTCCCCTGGTTAGGGTTGACGATCGAAACTCCGTAGGTCGTGGTCGTGTTAGGGATCGCGGGCGTTCCCGGGAAGTCGACCTTGGCGGTCAGTTGGGTTGAAGATTTAACTTCAACGTTGGTCAACGGATAATTAACGTTATTATAAAGTAAGGAAACGGTCGGATTGGCCAGGAAATATTTCCCGGTGATGGTAACGTCGGTGTCGGTTCCGTGAACGGTTGAGTTCGGGGTGATCGAAGCGACCGAAGCGGCAAGGTAGCCGCTGGGCAAAGCATTGCCGGTCCCGTAAGCGATGATCTCGCCGGTCCAGCTGTTGGAAACGATCGTCCGCCGGCCGTCAGGAGTACAGATGACCCCGTCGACTTCCATTATATTGATCGGCGAATCCGGCAGAGCGGCCGGGGTTGTTCCCGGCAGGGTGACCCGGTAATAGTAAGACGGTTTCCCGCTGGCGTCGGTCGGATAGGTATAGAAAAGGTAGCCGTTGTTCGGCAAGAGGTCTAAGGCGACCCAGCCGAGGTCGAGCGGCCCTTTATTGATGACCGGTTTGGAGCTCAAAGTTCCGGCGGTGATGTCGTAGCTGAAAGCCGCGACGTCGGCGGCGGTGTCTTTGACGGCGACGTAAAGTTCGTTGGTCGAAGCGGCCACGTAGGTTGGCGTGTTAAGGTTGGCGCCGTTCTTATAGGTAATGGTTTTAGTGCTTCCGTTGACCGTGTAAGCGTACATGAAAAGTTCTTTGGCGGTGCTGGAAGTCGCTTTCCGGGTGACAAAGAGCGGGTAGGTGGTGGTCGAACCGTTAACGACCTTCGGGCCGACGGTGACGCCGTAAAGGGCGCCAAGTCCGGTCAGCTGGTCGGTCAGGTCGCTGGTCCATTTCCAGTTCTGGCTGGCGGCATCATAATCAAAAACGTGAACTTTAGCGGTTTGCATATCGGCCATGAAAACCCGGTCGCCGGCCAGGGCGATCCCGGCCGGGGAATCCCAGCCGTTGGTATCCGGTGTCCAGACCGCGTCTTTATAGGTGCCGGTTGGCAGGCCGTCGCCGCCAAGATCGTAGATCCGGAGCTTGGACTGCTGGGCGTCGTTGATGGCGACAAAGAGCTTTTTGCCATCCTCGGAAACCGCCAGCCCGAAGGTCTTGGCGGTCAGGGAGGATAGGTTGAGCTTACTGCCGGTATTTTCCGTCCAGACCGGGCTGTTGTTGCTGAACGATTGCGTGTAAACACGGATTGCCGCTAGAACAGTATTGTTGCTGGAGTCGTTCTTCGGCGCGTAGACCGTCTGGGTCAGCGGGTT
This genomic interval from Candidatus Margulisiibacteriota bacterium contains the following:
- a CDS encoding IPT/TIG domain-containing protein → MEKLKSGLKFTVLALALVVLTGMANAIVLPAKAVINPLTQTVYAPKNDSSNNTVLAAIRVYTQSFSNNSPVWTENTGSKLNLSSLTAKTFGLAVSEDGKKLFVAINDAQQSKLRIYDLGGDGLPTGTYKDAVWTPDTNGWDSPAGIALAGDRVFMADMQTAKVHVFDYDAASQNWKWTSDLTDQLTGLGALYGVTVGPKVVNGSTTTYPLFVTRKATSSTAKELFMYAYTVNGSTKTITYKNGANLNTPTYVAASTNELYVAVKDTAADVAAFSYDITAGTLSSKPVINKGPLDLGWVALDLLPNNGYLFYTYPTDASGKPSYYYRVTLPGTTPAALPDSPINIMEVDGVICTPDGRRTIVSNSWTGEIIAYGTGNALPSGYLAASVASITPNSTVHGTDTDVTITGKYFLANPTVSLLYNNVNYPLTNVEVKSSTQLTAKVDFPGTPAIPNTTTTYGVSIVNPNQGNGGLLSNAFTINELVSNPTISTVNPTSGEQGQTLNVEVTGTGYYSGTAVSFSGTGITVNSTTFNSATKVTANISIASNATLSARNVTVTNPGKTPATKTGAFTVTAPVATPTISSVNPTSGEQGQTFLDVEVNGTGYTAATTVSFSGTGITKNSTVFNSASKMTVNISIANNATLSARDVTVTNPGKTPATKTGAFTVTAPTPAPTISTVVPSSGQQGQTLNVEITGTGYNNQTYVEFYGTGININSTTLNSATKITVNITIAGNAALGARDVIVTNPGKTPATKADGFTVTTAADTIAPAAITTLTAHTGTAYGTVQLTWTAVGDDNQTGTATHYIVKYSKNPITTDAEFNAASTYTQNWTPKVAGGAEDYTLTGLDLLAGQLVYFTIKAQDEVPNTGALGNAAFTFVKDSIPVPTVTALYPNMGPNSKTTDIVIEGTNFASILRVYIETTPEQNLANVVAVKGDRIEATVPKNLTPGTYDIRVEGPGGTSAKVKADLFTVMSGPENPAVPSQVTDLKITNGDTQCTLDWTNPADTDMAKLEVRRYASAFPLSYDPLVGTVVYPASGTHIPTPGKAMKMTDTGLTNNLKYYYVVFIKDTSDNWSAVDYHLPSVNAALGQPTAGSTDPVSSINIVRDGDTVGSGVTITWTTNPANTAVDVYVLNCAIDQGAASYTSYFTTDTSKWTKAANGDNLTNGTYQIPNLVGTGSAAYYKLITHGATLQTSDLLTNVVGKFDLIVGPSDTQADKFFVSLPLSPIAPKTNSVADLFGAQVAEGDGVLLFNMNKDVTSGSLYNSGAWAAFPGVPAIDNLSAGRAYGYLTQAEKYITIVGKVPTAATNDLSLAGGWDSVKDQAAVAEWIGNAYPTPVTLALSGLTNATSQGTSPLDGGTAYQFNANADLINGIDGMAVNTTGGWVNGTLSAPSTLQLVPGKGYMLNEPVKQSFSWSQAKPY
- a CDS encoding IPT/TIG domain-containing protein encodes the protein MIKQVKFLKGLLLALLAVTLMSGAANALAVTVSCNGTNIPANQIYNSTGVGGTLLAATKYVQIIQSTDAAPGAPDVSTGAPAGDSVISTGTLATAGNFSASVNISTSNYVYIRAWETWNGSGVPTGKYGTSELKNVGTGFTYTFKPASFATTTDMPVQATLSSISPTSRGQGAQSQTLILSGANFQSGATVQISGSGITINSTTVNTAAQITINVNIDAAAATGARSVTVTNPSAAASSAVTFTVNAGPLATSAAPTSADQGYTGNVVLTGTNFHSGAWAAANAVFSGSGITVNSVTYNSATQLTVNLTVAAGATAGGRTITLTNPDDNGKLTSGSIFTVTVPAGTDPQITSITWEPGKDAGYVYGTINLNGTNFGASQGTSTVALQFQGGSYNNLPGAQIYYWSDTKIQVGVPISIGATYAVAGTTNARVTVNAKTAANSFALKPKVYSVTPNNGPVGTSVAIEGTAFNQTAASNSISFNGTAASAGSIVNAADKSTLTVAVPAGATTGQLLVTVNGQTSNTNFDWAPYDQIVFTVTSVAQPTITTNSLPNGTVGTTYNQTLHASGGTAPYTWAITVGSLPAGLSLNTSTGVISGTPTTAQTSSFTVRVTDAAAKTDTKALAITIDPAGIVSDPSISGISPASAYTGQTLIINGSHFGSSGTVTVGGISTQPTVWNDGQIIASIPSGIASGSAAIVVTVSGKTANSTITVDNSRVYLDDFEGGSVGSYTAPGDKTGYYVFGTGITPDNANINANGPQSEAAKEAAKGMKVKYSFTSDWGGGWGAALANQLDLSSAEKINFYLKWDGSDNNLQVGLKDADGTSFIAVVSNATLKALSGYALVSLDKTSFAYDAGGSDAAANATFDWSKVANYSFVLNTTGTTANYQYLDSLYATVGKVTPPASTEAPVITSIDPIAGPAGTKLTITGYNFRDKATSTSRKVQFISASNTIIEASIVSWESTQIVLTVPNTLGTGAYDIKVLVEFPSASDPSIIRSFYSNPAAFTVTAVAPGPGAIVAYPTPFNPNTGVPVKIEFDPGTATNIGVYIFDMTAKLVSRQNVTGSPVTWNGVDMYGATVGDGVFLVRIVNNENQGLIAKGKILVVKK